A genomic window from Arthrobacter globiformis includes:
- a CDS encoding NUDIX domain-containing protein: MIEMHDGNCQPFTIDRDKGRDVNSPAWDVKNGQLFRADAPLLGWRIAPFAYSDRGIEGVGEFRPSPRGESPFGAGINSLPPARCRGLGRVLAPDGAKLLESIILEPHTAPHPKCTCGYRLVHDVKDIARYLHRHRNEAGGFTNLTERMQESAAIFAVRGLGLTTRSVEFKHFNDPLGTVRTQHVSLEAIVLLGQEDAHTAAMFEALGFAAHVLENLTGAHEAERCGSEYDVNRIEISTEHALRLSEAPGRDGGTHFTSSGEWGSYGAAGVLLKTSAKAPRYLLQKRSPIVTYGGMWSIPGGARHEHETPGEAAARELSEEMGISSFGGLRVTGAVTLQSEDWIYHTIIAECSKRPHVTPNGEVADTAWLTADDIRDLAAGGALHPLFEAALPHLVAA; encoded by the coding sequence ATGATTGAAATGCATGACGGCAACTGTCAGCCGTTCACTATCGACAGGGATAAAGGCCGAGACGTGAACAGTCCAGCTTGGGATGTGAAGAACGGGCAGTTGTTCCGCGCTGACGCTCCCTTGCTGGGTTGGCGTATCGCGCCGTTCGCCTACTCCGACAGAGGCATTGAGGGTGTGGGCGAGTTCCGACCCTCCCCGCGTGGGGAGTCGCCATTCGGCGCCGGCATCAACTCGTTGCCGCCGGCGCGATGCCGGGGCCTGGGAAGGGTTCTAGCGCCCGATGGTGCAAAGCTCCTCGAGAGCATCATCCTCGAGCCTCACACCGCCCCTCATCCGAAATGCACGTGTGGTTATCGCCTGGTGCACGACGTGAAGGACATCGCCAGATACCTTCACCGGCACCGGAACGAGGCTGGCGGCTTCACCAACCTTACGGAGCGTATGCAGGAGTCCGCTGCGATCTTCGCCGTTCGAGGGCTGGGGCTCACGACTCGTTCTGTGGAGTTCAAACACTTCAATGACCCGCTGGGGACCGTTCGAACGCAGCACGTGTCTCTCGAGGCGATTGTTCTGCTCGGGCAGGAAGACGCCCACACCGCCGCCATGTTCGAGGCGTTGGGTTTCGCGGCACACGTGCTGGAAAACCTGACGGGAGCGCACGAGGCGGAGCGCTGCGGCAGCGAGTACGACGTGAACCGTATCGAAATATCAACGGAACACGCTCTGCGGCTGTCAGAGGCGCCCGGCAGGGACGGCGGAACCCACTTCACCAGCTCCGGAGAATGGGGCTCCTACGGTGCCGCTGGTGTCCTACTCAAGACCTCGGCAAAGGCGCCGCGATACCTGCTCCAAAAGCGGTCTCCCATCGTCACTTACGGCGGTATGTGGTCTATTCCTGGTGGCGCCCGGCATGAACACGAAACACCAGGTGAAGCAGCGGCCCGCGAGCTTTCCGAGGAAATGGGAATCAGCAGTTTCGGCGGTCTCAGGGTCACCGGGGCTGTCACATTGCAGTCTGAGGACTGGATCTACCACACGATCATTGCCGAGTGCTCGAAGCGCCCACACGTAACGCCCAACGGAGAAGTTGCCGACACTGCTTGGCTTACCGCGGATGACATCAGGGACCTCGCAGCCGGCGGGGCGCTCCACCCGTTGTTTGAGGCAGCACTCCCGCATCTCGTCGCCGCTTAG
- a CDS encoding terminase gives MIVFTFPETTGIIRNKKEVVFMAAPRGLKAAGKKLWEVSTTEFEWAEHELALLEEACRVRDRIVELDAAVKDDGVMLSSSQGRRVHPAIGEARQQRLAMARLLATLQIPGLDDDLPAARPVRGVYGGGRRG, from the coding sequence TTGATCGTTTTTACCTTCCCTGAAACGACGGGGATTATCCGTAACAAGAAAGAAGTGGTGTTTATGGCTGCGCCGAGAGGTCTAAAAGCAGCAGGTAAAAAGTTGTGGGAGGTTTCCACAACGGAATTTGAGTGGGCGGAGCATGAGTTGGCCTTGCTTGAGGAAGCGTGCCGGGTTCGGGACAGGATTGTGGAGCTTGACGCCGCGGTCAAGGACGACGGGGTGATGCTCAGCAGCTCTCAGGGCAGACGAGTGCACCCGGCCATTGGTGAAGCACGGCAGCAGCGGCTAGCGATGGCCCGACTCCTGGCTACCTTGCAGATTCCTGGCTTGGATGATGATTTGCCTGCGGCCCGGCCTGTCCGTGGTGTTTACGGCGGGGGCCGGCGTGGTTAG
- a CDS encoding SGNH/GDSL hydrolase family protein gives MISRISTWQQAYETGTVDVDFGDGIRLKLGDISRNNLKLSQPGDTTDSRTALSVRVPFKAPSNISSFRVHFRNRHPVKGTTYTGGLSFTAVGIGQAQTTGDTIFVGITETISTTIEGAFTTPADGSEHVTPWMTWYPLTEGVWYHLSYGYNGPAQQNYAGTGTAWTNTSPTSCLNKTLGSPTKETTIPVDVWIEAVVASGGTTEFYAGQVPPAATVSAPTVSTSSRTSITTFGDSLTDGGSNGTLWPESDTWPYKLDTTLTTATVTNLGYSGATVDEMLMRVGAMPMRVTVPSGGIAGGGANAFVTPLQTYGMPAGTRPIDATLNGGAGVRLTKNTDGTWQLYNYGTDPIPAGTALITPASAWAGHNADTAIIWIGINDITGNVMGVDATVADHVVGGTQKLIEWLTPQVKQFLILGVTTRTNETTGSANHTTATEINSRLQALYPGKFKSIQKYLREQAMTDLGITPTQDDLDKIAAGTLPPSVLDVGDIGHISKATATVVANNLIAPWLKAKGYVDG, from the coding sequence ATGATCAGCCGGATAAGTACATGGCAGCAGGCCTACGAGACGGGCACCGTTGACGTTGATTTCGGAGACGGGATCAGGCTCAAACTGGGAGACATTAGCCGGAACAACCTGAAGCTTTCCCAGCCTGGAGACACGACAGATTCCCGGACTGCACTTAGCGTCCGCGTGCCCTTCAAGGCACCTTCCAACATCAGCAGCTTCCGTGTCCACTTCCGCAACAGGCACCCCGTCAAGGGCACCACATACACGGGCGGGCTGTCATTCACGGCGGTGGGCATCGGGCAGGCGCAGACCACCGGAGACACAATCTTTGTAGGCATCACAGAGACCATCTCCACAACGATCGAGGGGGCGTTCACGACCCCGGCGGACGGTTCGGAGCACGTTACGCCATGGATGACTTGGTATCCGCTAACCGAGGGCGTCTGGTATCACCTCAGCTATGGGTATAACGGCCCGGCGCAACAGAACTACGCCGGCACCGGGACCGCCTGGACAAACACGAGCCCGACATCATGCCTGAATAAAACGCTGGGTTCACCCACCAAGGAAACGACAATCCCTGTGGATGTATGGATCGAAGCGGTTGTGGCCAGCGGGGGAACGACGGAGTTTTACGCCGGGCAGGTCCCGCCCGCAGCCACCGTGTCGGCGCCGACCGTCTCAACGTCTTCGCGGACTTCGATCACCACCTTTGGTGACTCGCTCACGGACGGCGGATCCAACGGCACGCTATGGCCCGAGTCGGACACCTGGCCCTACAAGCTCGACACCACCCTCACGACCGCGACGGTAACCAACCTGGGCTACTCGGGCGCGACCGTTGACGAGATGCTGATGCGAGTAGGGGCTATGCCAATGCGCGTAACGGTGCCCTCGGGCGGGATCGCTGGCGGCGGCGCCAATGCGTTCGTGACGCCCCTGCAAACGTATGGGATGCCGGCGGGCACGCGGCCCATCGACGCGACCCTGAACGGCGGCGCCGGAGTCAGACTGACCAAGAACACAGACGGGACATGGCAGCTCTACAACTACGGCACGGACCCCATTCCGGCGGGCACTGCGCTTATTACGCCTGCCTCAGCCTGGGCGGGGCATAACGCTGACACTGCGATTATCTGGATCGGGATCAACGACATCACGGGCAACGTCATGGGTGTTGACGCGACCGTTGCTGACCATGTTGTTGGCGGCACGCAAAAGCTCATTGAGTGGCTTACCCCTCAGGTGAAGCAGTTCCTCATCCTCGGCGTGACCACGAGGACCAACGAAACCACGGGATCCGCGAATCACACCACGGCAACGGAGATCAACAGCCGTCTTCAGGCGCTCTACCCGGGGAAGTTTAAGTCAATCCAGAAGTACCTGCGCGAACAGGCCATGACTGACCTCGGCATCACGCCGACTCAGGATGACCTGGACAAGATCGCCGCTGGCACCCTGCCGCCATCAGTGCTCGATGTGGGCGACATCGGCCACATCTCGAAGGCAACGGCAACCGTCGTCGCTAACAACCTGATCGCACCGTGGCTGAAAGCCAAGGGCTATGTGGACGGCTAA
- a CDS encoding helix-turn-helix domain-containing protein has translation MTTPQRPPSAYVHGLNGPVVVIPARVCAWLERYARLNEVRIQERGSDPEVDAVLVAVRLAALTWRTTATGTPVAAKPEVDPDLKQWMSTGQAADKLGITDRAVRLAIQEQRLHANNINGRWRITQEDLQHFTAAKNAATAA, from the coding sequence ATGACTACGCCTCAACGGCCCCCATCCGCCTACGTCCACGGGCTCAACGGCCCAGTGGTTGTCATTCCGGCAAGGGTTTGCGCGTGGCTGGAACGGTACGCCCGACTCAATGAGGTGCGGATCCAGGAACGGGGCTCGGACCCTGAGGTGGACGCCGTTCTCGTGGCCGTCCGGTTGGCTGCCCTTACCTGGCGGACTACCGCAACCGGAACCCCAGTAGCGGCAAAACCGGAAGTGGACCCAGACTTAAAACAGTGGATGAGTACGGGGCAAGCCGCTGACAAGCTGGGCATCACAGACCGAGCCGTCCGCCTCGCCATCCAAGAACAACGCCTCCACGCCAACAACATCAACGGCAGATGGCGCATCACCCAAGAAGACCTACAACACTTCACCGCCGCCAAAAACGCGGCCACCGCAGCATAG
- a CDS encoding AAA family ATPase, translated as MNAIPDYFKAETFDIGGPVGSQQTTTRSGLKLRRATELKLPPHTKWLGRGWLPRREITVLVGAEGIGKSLLWVLMAMLVTTGKAFPMFNWAARKPADVIVIVTEDSASEVEARLRTAGADISRIHFFCTEDDGTGTPVFSGGNNGDMLLLDGLLEQMEEKPAFLVVDAWLDTVAGNLNIRDTQQARSALHPWKDLATRHDLAVLLVTHTNRMDTTNTRDLMGGTAALRQKARMVLFAARPPLQDDSGQYLWVGPDKANTTGIVDAVKFQVRVEQVRDQTDDDPGTTALLAAPASALMPIAQLLSQWKQDEAEAERKPSKSEEAEASVKAFMDGTGGTAPAADVKEHLRREGYGKTAAEKAMKALGTSAPTGPGQPWIYSLNQSSYSQGLSQETRNTENTRNSEPGSLSIPSLPRVLTSYIDTRPVRNTELCMACGDVLDENEHGHHQECAA; from the coding sequence ATGAACGCCATCCCCGACTACTTTAAAGCCGAGACGTTCGATATCGGCGGACCAGTCGGATCCCAGCAGACAACCACCAGAAGCGGCCTGAAACTTCGCAGGGCAACGGAACTAAAACTCCCACCGCACACTAAATGGTTAGGCCGGGGCTGGTTGCCCCGCCGGGAAATTACTGTACTGGTAGGCGCCGAGGGAATTGGCAAAAGCCTTCTATGGGTACTCATGGCAATGCTAGTGACCACAGGGAAAGCGTTCCCAATGTTCAACTGGGCAGCACGTAAACCCGCGGACGTAATTGTGATTGTGACCGAGGATTCAGCAAGTGAAGTTGAAGCCAGGCTCCGAACCGCAGGCGCAGACATAAGCCGGATCCATTTCTTCTGTACTGAGGATGACGGAACGGGCACTCCCGTTTTCTCCGGTGGGAACAACGGCGACATGCTCCTACTGGACGGCCTGCTCGAACAGATGGAAGAGAAGCCCGCATTCCTCGTGGTGGACGCCTGGCTCGACACTGTCGCCGGCAACCTGAACATCAGGGACACCCAGCAGGCGCGGTCGGCCTTGCACCCGTGGAAAGACCTGGCTACCCGGCACGACCTAGCCGTGCTGCTGGTGACGCACACCAACCGGATGGACACGACAAACACCCGTGACCTGATGGGCGGAACCGCGGCCCTCCGGCAGAAGGCCCGCATGGTGCTATTCGCCGCACGGCCACCGCTGCAGGACGATAGCGGGCAGTACCTATGGGTCGGACCGGACAAAGCCAACACGACCGGGATTGTGGACGCGGTGAAGTTCCAGGTCCGAGTGGAACAGGTCAGGGACCAGACGGACGATGATCCTGGCACAACTGCTCTGCTGGCTGCCCCGGCGTCCGCGCTCATGCCAATCGCTCAACTCCTCTCGCAATGGAAACAGGATGAGGCGGAGGCGGAACGCAAGCCGTCAAAGTCCGAAGAGGCCGAGGCATCTGTCAAAGCGTTCATGGACGGCACAGGCGGAACGGCACCAGCCGCGGACGTGAAGGAACACCTGCGGCGTGAAGGCTACGGGAAGACAGCCGCGGAGAAGGCCATGAAAGCCCTCGGAACATCCGCTCCAACCGGGCCGGGGCAGCCTTGGATTTACTCGCTCAATCAGTCTTCCTACTCGCAAGGTCTATCTCAGGAGACTAGGAACACTGAGAACACTAGGAACTCTGAACCCGGATCTCTGAGTATTCCTAGTCTTCCTAGAGTTCTTACTTCCTACATAGACACCCGCCCCGTTAGGAACACTGAACTCTGCATGGCGTGCGGTGACGTGCTGGACGAGAACGAACACGGACACCACCAAGAGTGCGCCGCATGA
- a CDS encoding helix-turn-helix domain-containing protein, translating into MDHNTRLIGVPAIAPSVSLENSLSTGAAAKRCGVTGQTIRDYIRTGRIKGYRFGPRNYRIPLAEVERLLAEATAE; encoded by the coding sequence ATGGACCACAATACACGTTTAATTGGCGTGCCCGCAATCGCCCCCAGCGTTTCGCTGGAAAACTCCCTTTCAACGGGAGCCGCGGCAAAACGGTGCGGCGTCACCGGACAGACGATCCGGGACTACATCCGAACCGGGCGCATCAAAGGCTACCGGTTCGGGCCCAGAAACTACCGGATCCCGCTCGCAGAAGTAGAACGCCTGCTCGCGGAAGCGACCGCCGAGTGA
- a CDS encoding recombinase family protein produces the protein MKALVYLRISQDRTGERAGVDRQRDDCLKRAKERGWEVVGIETDNDISASGKRRRPGFEAMLKAIEAGKAQVIIAWDLTRLQRSRRDEVRLYELCQKHNMRLALINGAELDFQSAAGRFVADSLGSVARLEIELKSDRQIRASRQAAAAGKRVGGRRPFGYDADGVTVRPAEAAAIKAGYEMALAGVPLAEIARRWNADGFTTGQTRRKEGHEGQPSPWQAYSVRMVLLNPRNAGLRSYKGEVMGKAEWAGIVPESTWRAADATLKHPDRRSGTVSTARRLLSGLARCGVCGSTVHAGGAARAGIVAYRCSGSMGHFSRMAEPVDEYVGKAVVAILSRPDAADLLTDGSLPDAEAMSMQAMSLRARLDSLAVDFADGALTASQLRTATERLREKLAEVEASMADVGRVDKLGDLVAAENVQQVWDAKSVPEKRAVIDLLMDVVIHPPGRGTRNFNPATVEIAPKK, from the coding sequence GTGAAAGCACTTGTGTACCTCCGCATATCCCAGGACCGTACAGGCGAACGCGCCGGCGTTGATAGGCAACGTGACGACTGCCTCAAGCGGGCGAAGGAGCGCGGCTGGGAGGTTGTCGGCATCGAGACAGACAACGACATCTCGGCTTCCGGTAAACGCCGCAGGCCGGGCTTTGAAGCCATGCTCAAGGCCATCGAGGCTGGGAAGGCCCAAGTCATCATCGCGTGGGATCTAACCCGCCTACAGCGCAGCAGGCGCGACGAGGTGCGACTCTATGAGCTATGCCAGAAGCACAACATGCGGCTGGCGCTCATCAACGGTGCCGAGCTGGACTTCCAATCAGCGGCAGGTCGATTCGTGGCCGACTCACTAGGCAGCGTTGCCCGGCTGGAAATCGAACTTAAGTCAGACCGCCAGATACGCGCGTCGCGGCAGGCCGCAGCCGCGGGCAAGCGGGTTGGAGGCCGGCGCCCCTTTGGCTATGACGCGGACGGCGTAACCGTGCGCCCCGCTGAGGCTGCGGCAATCAAGGCAGGCTACGAAATGGCGCTTGCAGGTGTACCCCTTGCAGAGATCGCACGCCGCTGGAACGCTGACGGATTCACCACCGGACAGACACGTCGAAAGGAAGGGCACGAAGGACAGCCTTCACCCTGGCAGGCGTATTCCGTCCGAATGGTCCTACTAAACCCCAGAAACGCTGGGCTGCGGTCATACAAGGGCGAAGTCATGGGCAAGGCCGAATGGGCGGGGATAGTCCCCGAGAGCACATGGCGGGCCGCTGACGCCACCCTCAAGCACCCCGACCGGCGCAGCGGGACAGTAAGTACCGCCCGCCGCCTACTGTCCGGACTGGCGCGCTGCGGCGTGTGCGGCTCCACTGTGCACGCTGGGGGAGCGGCACGGGCCGGTATCGTCGCCTATCGTTGCAGCGGATCTATGGGGCACTTCTCCCGCATGGCCGAACCTGTAGACGAGTACGTTGGCAAGGCTGTAGTCGCCATCCTGTCACGCCCGGACGCTGCGGACCTGCTCACCGACGGATCCTTGCCGGACGCGGAGGCCATGAGCATGCAGGCAATGAGCCTACGCGCACGGCTGGATAGTCTTGCGGTGGACTTTGCAGACGGAGCCCTCACGGCTTCACAGCTCCGAACCGCTACGGAGCGACTACGGGAGAAGCTGGCCGAGGTCGAAGCTTCCATGGCGGACGTGGGGCGCGTAGACAAGCTGGGGGATCTAGTAGCCGCGGAGAATGTCCAGCAGGTCTGGGATGCCAAGTCTGTCCCTGAGAAGCGGGCCGTAATCGACTTGCTCATGGATGTTGTCATCCATCCTCCGGGCCGTGGGACCAGGAACTTCAACCCGGCAACGGTGGAAATCGCCCCGAAGAAGTGA
- a CDS encoding YifB family Mg chelatase-like AAA ATPase: MALGRAYSVALVGLNGYIVEVEADIGQTLPAFVLLGLPDASLNEARDRIRSAAQNSGIPLSRRKITANLIPASLPKRGSGFDLAIAMSVLRAAEDIRPTGRTVFIAELGLDGRLRPVRGILPAVMSAVQAGFQDIVVAQANAAEAELVPGARVRGYRTLARLVFDFGADPQELVLDFAPEDEPAGTEPVSVDAPVPDMCDVSGQAEARRALEVAAAGAHHLLLTGPPGAGKTMLAERLPGLLPDLRDTEAMEVTAIHSLCQLPASGVQLVRRPPFENPHHTATAAAIIGGGSGLPRPGAASRAHRGILFLDEAPEYERRVLDALRQPLESGELVIHRSAGAAAYPARFQLVLAANPCPCGKASGKGIECTCTPFMRRRYMSRMSGPLLDRVDIQLQVDRVSLADFGQSGGAEDSATVGARVLAARARQLQRLQPWGMETNSQVPGRILRSELKLAAATTRILDHALERGVLTARGYDRVLRLAWMLD; this comes from the coding sequence ATGGCGCTGGGGAGAGCCTATTCGGTGGCACTCGTCGGCCTCAACGGCTACATCGTGGAGGTCGAGGCCGACATCGGCCAGACGCTCCCCGCCTTTGTGCTTCTCGGCCTCCCGGATGCCTCCCTCAATGAAGCCAGGGACCGCATCCGCTCGGCGGCGCAGAACTCCGGTATTCCGCTGAGCAGGCGGAAGATCACCGCCAACCTCATTCCGGCGTCCCTGCCCAAGCGCGGTTCCGGCTTCGACCTTGCCATCGCAATGTCGGTGCTGCGGGCCGCGGAGGACATCAGGCCCACCGGGCGCACCGTCTTCATCGCCGAGCTGGGACTGGACGGACGCCTCCGGCCCGTCCGCGGCATACTCCCGGCCGTGATGTCCGCGGTGCAGGCCGGGTTCCAGGACATCGTGGTGGCCCAGGCGAATGCAGCAGAGGCCGAACTCGTCCCCGGTGCCAGGGTCCGCGGCTACCGGACCCTGGCACGGCTGGTGTTCGATTTTGGCGCTGACCCGCAGGAACTTGTCCTTGACTTCGCACCGGAGGACGAACCCGCGGGAACTGAGCCTGTCTCCGTGGACGCGCCCGTCCCGGACATGTGCGACGTCTCCGGCCAGGCAGAGGCACGCCGCGCCCTGGAGGTAGCCGCCGCCGGTGCCCATCACCTGCTGCTGACCGGCCCGCCCGGCGCCGGCAAGACCATGCTGGCCGAGCGGCTTCCCGGGCTTCTGCCCGATCTGCGCGACACGGAGGCAATGGAGGTGACAGCCATCCACTCCCTGTGCCAACTCCCCGCATCCGGCGTGCAGCTGGTCCGGCGGCCGCCCTTCGAGAATCCCCACCACACCGCCACGGCCGCGGCGATCATCGGCGGCGGGTCGGGGCTGCCGCGTCCCGGTGCCGCATCGCGGGCGCACCGCGGAATCCTGTTCCTTGACGAGGCGCCCGAATACGAACGCAGGGTCCTGGATGCACTCAGGCAGCCCCTTGAGAGCGGCGAGCTGGTCATCCACCGCTCGGCCGGAGCAGCGGCATACCCGGCGCGGTTCCAGTTGGTGCTGGCAGCCAATCCGTGTCCGTGCGGCAAGGCCTCGGGGAAGGGCATCGAATGCACCTGCACCCCCTTCATGCGGCGCCGCTACATGTCGCGCATGTCCGGGCCGCTCCTGGACCGTGTGGACATCCAGCTGCAGGTGGACCGCGTGTCGCTGGCGGACTTCGGCCAGTCCGGGGGAGCGGAGGACAGCGCAACGGTCGGTGCCCGCGTCCTGGCTGCCCGGGCCCGCCAGCTGCAGCGGCTGCAGCCCTGGGGCATGGAAACGAATTCCCAGGTGCCCGGGCGCATCCTGCGCAGCGAGCTGAAACTGGCGGCCGCCACCACCCGGATCCTGGACCATGCACTGGAACGGGGCGTACTCACGGCCAGGGGCTATGACCGCGTCCTCCGCCTAGCGTGGATGCTAGATTAG
- a CDS encoding YraN family protein codes for MKAKDLLGRRGEELAAEYLESLGMLIVERNWRCPDGEIDIVALDGDALVIAEVKTRRSLAYGHPFEAVGADKLARLHRLGSAWCRDHGLHLPLRRVDVIAVLDDGVGKPSVEHLKEVL; via the coding sequence ATGAAAGCCAAGGACCTGCTGGGCCGGCGCGGGGAAGAGCTCGCGGCGGAATACCTGGAATCGCTGGGGATGCTCATCGTGGAGCGCAACTGGCGCTGCCCGGACGGCGAAATCGATATCGTCGCCCTGGACGGCGATGCCCTCGTCATTGCCGAAGTGAAGACCCGGCGTTCGCTCGCCTACGGTCACCCGTTCGAGGCGGTGGGCGCGGACAAGCTCGCCCGGCTGCACCGCCTGGGTTCGGCCTGGTGCCGGGACCATGGACTGCACTTACCGCTGCGCCGGGTGGACGTCATCGCCGTGCTGGACGACGGCGTCGGCAAACCCTCCGTTGAGCACCTCAAGGAGGTGCTGTGA
- a CDS encoding DUF2469 domain-containing protein yields the protein MSAEDLENYETDMELQLYREYRDVVGLFSYVVETERRFYLANHVDLQARSADGEVYFDLTLQDAWVWDVYRSARFVKSVRVITFKDVNVEELPRNEELALPKDVDLGN from the coding sequence ATGAGTGCCGAAGACCTTGAGAACTATGAAACCGATATGGAGCTCCAGCTCTACCGGGAGTACCGCGACGTCGTGGGTCTGTTCAGCTACGTGGTCGAGACCGAGCGGCGCTTCTACCTCGCCAACCACGTGGACCTCCAGGCGCGCAGCGCCGACGGGGAGGTCTACTTCGATCTCACGCTCCAGGATGCCTGGGTCTGGGACGTCTACCGTTCGGCGCGGTTCGTGAAGAGCGTCCGGGTCATCACGTTCAAGGACGTCAACGTCGAGGAACTGCCCCGCAACGAGGAGCTCGCGCTGCCCAAGGACGTCGACCTCGGCAACTGA
- a CDS encoding ribonuclease HII, giving the protein MSVAPTLDYEKRFLPRGARFLAGVDEVGRGALAGPVSVGIAVVDLQNMQLLADVRDSKLLKAAERERLDPLVRAWSVASAVGHASAREIDDLGIMGALRAAGNRAWFEILGAGITPDVVLLDGSHNWLSPAVQPSLFDEVITDPGCDAPVHTLVKADMQCLSVAAASVLAKVERDQHMQQLHIEYPDFGWDVNKGYGTAAHREAIRTRGPSPYHRVSWNLLTE; this is encoded by the coding sequence ATGTCCGTTGCACCCACCCTTGACTACGAGAAGCGCTTCCTTCCCCGCGGGGCGCGGTTCCTGGCCGGCGTCGACGAGGTAGGCCGCGGCGCCCTCGCGGGGCCGGTGAGCGTGGGGATCGCCGTCGTGGACCTGCAGAACATGCAGCTGCTCGCAGATGTCCGGGACAGCAAGCTGCTCAAGGCAGCGGAGCGGGAACGGCTTGACCCGCTGGTGCGGGCCTGGAGCGTCGCCTCCGCCGTGGGGCATGCCAGTGCGCGGGAAATCGACGATCTTGGCATCATGGGTGCCCTCCGCGCCGCCGGAAACAGGGCCTGGTTTGAGATCCTCGGTGCCGGCATCACGCCCGACGTCGTCCTGCTGGACGGGAGCCACAACTGGCTCTCGCCCGCCGTCCAGCCCTCACTGTTCGACGAGGTCATCACCGACCCGGGCTGTGACGCGCCCGTCCACACCCTGGTCAAGGCCGACATGCAGTGCCTCAGCGTCGCCGCCGCGAGTGTCCTGGCCAAGGTCGAGCGAGACCAGCACATGCAGCAGCTCCACATTGAGTACCCGGACTTCGGCTGGGACGTCAACAAGGGCTACGGCACGGCGGCGCACCGGGAAGCGATCCGCACCCGCGGCCCGAGCCCCTACCACCGGGTCAGCTGGAACCTGCTGACGGAATAG